The Lysobacter helvus nucleotide sequence GCACCAGTTGTCGCAGGTGCTGGCGGTCGGCGGTGGGATGTTCGGTGAGGAACGCGGCCAGCGCGTCGTCGCCGTCGTCGAGCAGGCGGTCGCGCCAGGCTTCGATGCGGTGCATCGCAGCCACTTCGCGGCGCGAGGCTTCGCCCTTTTCCTCGAGCGCATCGCGGATCGCGTCCAGCGCCTCGTCGTCTTCGCGCCGCATCTGCTTGGCCAGGAATTGCAGCTGGCGCTTGTGCGCGACGTGCGAGGTGATGCGGCGCGTTTCGAGGATGTGCGGCATCAGCGCATCGGGGATCGGCAGCTTGGCCAGCTGCGCGTCGCTCAGCGCCGCCAGCTTTTCGCCGAGGTCGAACACGTCCAGCGCCGCGCGCCGTTGCTGGCTGCGGCTGGGGGCGAGGAAATCGCCGGTTTCCGGATCCTTGCCACGCATCGCCCTTGCCTCGTCCGTCTCTGAATTCGCCCGGAAGGATAGACCATTGAACAACGCCCCCCTGTCGACGACCGATCACGCCCTGTCCAGCGACGACAGCGTCGCGCGGCTCGAGGTCCTCGGCGGCATCGCCCGGCAACTCCTGGACCGCTGCCGCGCCGCCGGCGCCACCCAGGCCGAGGTCTCGGCCTCGCAGGAACACGGCCTCAACGTCAACGTGCGCATGGGCTCGGTGGAGACCGTGGAATCCACGCGCGACCGCGGCATCGCCGTCACCGTCTACTTCGGCCAGCGCAAGGGCAGCGCGAGCACCGCGGACCTGCGCGAGGAAAGCCTGTCGGCCACCGTCGAACAGGCCTGCGCGATCGCCCGCCACACCGAAGACGATGAAGCCGCGGGCCTGGCCGACGCCGCGCTGATGGCGCGCGAGGTGCGCGAGTTCGACGGCTGGCATCCCTGGGCGCTGGACGCCGACCAGGCCATCGACATCGCGCTGGCCTGCGAACAGGCGGGCCGCGACGCGGATGCGCGCATCGAGAACAGCGACGGCGCGTCGGTGGGCAGCAGCGCGTCGATGAGCGTGTACGCGAATTCGCACGGCTTCATCGGCGCCGAGCGCAGCACGCAGCACACGATTGGCTGCGCGCTGATTGCCGGCCGCGGCGATGCGATGCAGCGCGATGGCTGGTACACGACGGCGATCGCGGCCGACGACCTGGAAGCCGCGGCGGCCGTGGGCCGGCATGCGGCGGAGCGCGCGGCGTCGCGCCTGCAGCCGCGTTCGTTGCCGACGGGCGAGGTGCCGGTGTTGTTCCATTCCGAGGTCGCGCGTTCGCTGATCGGGCATTTCCTCGGCGCGATTTCCGGCGGTGCGCTGTATCGCCGCGCGAGTTTCCTCGTCGACAGCGTGGGCACGCAGGTCTTCCCCGACTGGTTCGACCTGCAGGAGCGTCCGTTCCTGATGCGCGGCTTCCGTTCGTCGTCGTTCGATTCGGAAGGCGTGGCGACGCGCGAGTCGCCGCTGGTGTCGGCCGGCGTGTTGCAGCGTTACGTGCTCGGCAGTTACTCGGCGCGCAAGCTCGGCCTGCAGACGACGGCGAACGCCGGCGGCGTGCACAACCTCGACGTCAAGGCGAACGCGGGCGACTTCGATTCGCTCGTGCGCGGCATGGGCCGCGGTCTGCTGGTGACGGAATTGATGGGGCAGGGCGTGAACGCAGTGACGGGCGATTATTCGCGCGGCGCAGCGGGGTTCTGGGTGGAAGACGGACAGATCACGTTCCCCGTCGACGGGATCACGATCGCCGGCAACCTCAAGAAAATGCTGGGTGCGATCGAAGCCGTGGGCACGGACGTCGATCCGCGTTCGCACATCCGTTCGGGGTCGATCCTGGTCGGCAAGATGACGGTCGCGGGCGAGTGAGCTTGTGTCATCCCTGCGAAAGCAGGGACCCAGAAGCGAGGCGCATCAACCGCCTCCGGTACGGCGCTCCGCCGCGATGAGGGCGACAGGTCCTTGCCCGGCGCGTTCCGCTGTCCCTGCTCCAGGCACCGGCCGTGCGCCATCCATGGCGCAGTTCAAGGACCTGTCGCCCTCATCACGTCGAAGCGCTTCGCGACCTGATCGTTGCGACGCTGCGTAGGGTAGAGCCTCGCACCGAATCACTAGGTTGCTGGCGAACAGCTGCACCCGGACGGACGGCGCACTGCACGCCCAGCCAATCCCGCTCCGCTGCCTCGCCATCCATGGCTGCGAGCATCGGCGCCGTCCATCCATGGACGGCTGCGCGGGATTGGCTCGGCGTGCGGTGCGCCTCACCGCAACGTTGGTTGCTGCGGGTTCGGTTTGCTTGAAGCAAAGCGCGCGACTGACGCAGGATCTGCGCATCTCACTCTGTCGTGTCCTCCGGATCATGCTCGGGGTGGAACGGGGAATCGAACGCTTCGACGAACAGTCCTGTGGGCGCAGGAAACGTGTCCACGGCATCGGAGCCGACGAAGACGTAGAAGTCGCCACCGAAATGGATGAACGTGTTGTCGCGCCCTTCGAGCATCATCCAGATCGTTTCCCGCAGGTTCGCGACGATGATGGATCGCAGGCGGTCGTCGGGCGCGACGGGAATGTCGATCAGCCCTTCGGTTGGATCATCCGGACCGTAGAACTCCAACGCCGCGACCCTGAGCGTGTCGACGTTCGCCAGCGCGACGAAGCGCATGATCGCCTCGACGTACAGTCCTTCAACGCGTTCGTACTCCTCGCGCGTCAACACGCCATCGGCGAACGTGCCCCCGATGTCGGACACCGAGGTCCAGTCGTCCCGCATGTAAGCCCCGTTATCGGCACGGCGGAAGGCGGGGTTGTACTTGGTCACGCGGAACTGGGCCATGACGTTGCCTGGCGTTGCAATCGATCAATTGCGAATTCTATCCCGAACGCCGAAACACGCCGAAGCCGCGCACTGCGCTCCGAGCCGAACGTGCACGACTCAACGTTGCGGTGCGCCGTCCGTCCGAGTGCAGCTGTTCGCCAGAAACACACCGATCCGGTGCATGGCGCTACCCCTACGCAGCGTCGCAACGTTCCGGTCGCCGTGCCGGAGGAGGTTGATGCAAAAAAAAACGGCGCCGAAGCGCCGTTTTTCTTTGTCGCGATCGACGCGCGGGATTACTTCACCAGGCGCAGGTTGAACGGATAGCGGTACCGCACGCCTTCGTTCGCCTTCATCGACGCCATGATGATCATGATCAGCGCCGCGATGCCGATGACCAGGCCGATCAGGCCGAAGAGGATGAAGCCCAGGCCCAGCGTGAGGATGCCGAAGGGAATGGCGATCACCATCAGCACCACCGCCACGATCGTCAGCATGATGCTGAAGTTCAACGCTTCCTTCGCCTGGTCGGCCACGAAGGGCATCGTTTCCTTCTTCGCCAGCCAGATGATCAGCGGCCCGAGGAACGCCAGGCACCCCGGCAGCCCGACCAGCGCGGTGATCAGCGACGCCAGGATGATGGACAGGTGCGAAAACATGCCCCACTGCCGTTCGTCCGCGGACACGCCGGAATCGGAGGCGGAGGTCGGATCGATATCGTTCATTGCGTCATCCCCTTGGGTTGGAGTCGGGCTCAGCGCCCCGCGCTGGCCACGCTGTTGCGATCGAGCCGGTCGAGGCGCGCATCGAGCGGCGGGTGCGTCTTGTACAACTGCGCCAGGTTGCCCGATGTGCTGCCGCGCGCCGTCATCTTCTGCAGCACCGCATACAGCGCCAGCGGATCATAGCCCGCGCGCGCCAGGTACACCTCCGCGGCCTCGTCGGCGCGGAACTCCGCCTCGCGGTCCAGCCGCGTCGCCAGGATGGTGGCGCCGTGCCGCGCGACGTATTCCTTCGCCATGCTGCCCGCCACGCCGCCGCCGACGCTCACGTTGTCGGACGCCGCGTTGGTCAGCGCCGTCTGCGTTTCCTGTTTCTTGATCACGTTGTAGTGGTCGCGCTGCACGACGTGGCTCAGCTCGTGGCCGATCACCGCCGCCACTTCGTCGTCGTCGCCCAGCAATTCGTACAGGCCGCGCGTCACGAGGATGTAGCCGCCCGGCGCGGCGAACGCGTTGATCTCCTGCGTGTCGATCACCGCGAAACTCCACGGCAGGTCGGGGCGCGAGGTCTGCGACGCCATCCAGCGGCCGACGCGGTTCACGCGCGCCTGCGCCTCGGCGTCGTTCCACAGCGGCGCGGCGCCGAGCACGCGGCCGGCGATTTCCGGGCCGAGCGCCACTTCTTCGGCGCGCTGTTCGGATTCGGATTTGCCCTGCGCGGCCTCGGCGACGTCCGCCGCGGAGTTCACGGGCGCGGGCGCACCGATGCCCACCGCGGACAACAACCCGCGCGCGAACGACATGCCGCCGCGCTTTTCCTGCTGCGTCGCTTTCGGCGCGGCGTCGGCGACCGGCTTGAACTCCGTCGCGTAGGGCACTTGCTTCGCGTGGTGTCCCTTCGCGTTCGCATCGCTGGCGGCGGCTTCGGGCGACACGCGGTTGTTTTCCATCTGCGCGAACTGCGCACCGTCGTACGCCGCGGACTTGAGATCGCTTTCGTCGATGCCGCGCACGCCCGCCGTTTCCGACACGCGGCCCTTGCCGGCCTTGCCGATGAACAGCGCGCCTGCGTTGCCGTTGTTCGCGCTCGCGTATTCCATGCGCACGTCGTTGACGCGCACGAAGCCGGACTTGCCGTCCGGCGTGCCGACCTGGAACCACAGGCCCTGCTGTCCCGCGACCTGCACCTTCGCATCGCGCTTGAGCGTGGCGACGGTGGGCGAGTTGAAATCCGGTGCGCTGTGCACGTCCACCGACGGCTTGTGCACGATGGCCGAGGTGGCCGGATCGGCCGCGAACGCGAGCGCGGCCACCAGCAGTGCACCGGCCAGGCCGGACAGCAGCGGGACGATTATTCGGTGGGCGGCGTGTTGCATGCAGCGGCTCCGGGATTGCAGCTCGGGTCACCCTGCAATAACGGATTTTCCGCCGAAAGCGGCCACTCGCCCGGCGCGTCCAGCAGCTGTCCGAGCGCTTCGCGCAGGCGCAGGCGATTGCCGCGATCGCCGCTGTCGTCGGGCGTGCGGTCGGCGTTTTCGTCGACTTCGCTGGCCATCACGTACACGAGCACGATGCCGTCGTCGTCCAGGCGATCGTCGTACGCATTCAAGTACGCGTGCAGGTCGGCCAGGTCGCGCTTGGCGAGCGCGATCGCCTGCGGCAGGTCGTCGCCCTTCCACACCATCAGCATCAGGTCGTCGAGCGTTTCGTGCAGCCAGCTCTTGCGTTCGACGACGCCTTCCAGCATCACCGCATCGCTGCCCGCATACAGGAACCTGCGCAGGCGGCGGCGGTATTCGCGGCGACGGCGCGCGGCGGCGCGTTCATCCAGCGCGGAGTAGGGCACGAAGCGCACGCGCGCGAACACGAGGCAACGATCGCGGTCCGGATCGAACTCTTCGAGGAAGTCGCCGTTGCCCACCGCGCGGCCGCGCTGGATCGCCGCATACGTGCGACACGCGCCGAAGCACAGGCTGACGAAGCCGATGCTCGCGTAGATGTCGAAGAACACGCGGAAGAACGTCAGGCCCGCGTACGCGAGGATCAGCAGCACGAGGTTGGTGGCGACGAAGACCGAGTCGATGTCGGTGGCCGGCTCGCCGCGGAAGAAGGCGAACGCGGTCAGCAGCACGAGCGTTGCCGCGAGCAGGTATTTCAGCGACGGCGGCGGCATCCAGATCGCGGTGCCGTCGACGAGGGCGGCGGTGGCTTCGGCGTGGACTTCGACGCCGGCCATCGCGGGTTTGACCGGCACCGGTTTCGCATCGTTGAGGCCGGACGCGGTGTAGCCGACGAGGGCGATGCGGCCCTTCAGGTCCGGGATCGGTGATTTGTCGCAGACCCGCTTGCCTTCGATCAGGTCGAACGCGCTGATGAAGGGCAGGCGGTGTTCATCGCCATTGCGCCAGTCGGGGCGCACGGACGCGGGAAACGACGCCGCGGGCCGGCCCGTGTCGAACACGGCCAGGCGCAATGCGAGCGAGGGCACCGCCCAGTCGCCGGCGGACAGCGAAAGCGGGATGTCGCGCAGCACGCCGTCGACGCCGCGTTCGACATTGATCAGGCCCGCGTGCGTGCGCATCGACTTGCCGTAGGGCAGCAGCAGCGCGAGGGACGGACCCGGACGCTCGGCCGAGGGGATGCGCGCGAATGCGCCGGGCGCGAGCGATGCGCGCGTGGTGCCGGTGGTGGTGGTGCCGGTGGTGGCGTTGAAGTCGTCGTCCAGGTGCGATGCGCCGAACACGAAACGCCCGGCGCCGCCTTCGGCCATGGACTCCAACGTGTCGTCACCGATCGGATCCACGGGCGAGGGCTCGGCGAACATCACGTCGTAGCCGACCGCCTTGATGCCTGCGCGATCGAGTGCATCGAGCAGGTCCGCATGGCGTTGCCGGCTCCACGGCCAGCCGCCTTCCCCGCGCTTTCGGAACTGGTCGATCGAACAATCATCGATCTCCACGACCACCACGCGCTTGGATGTCGGCGGTTGCACCGGCCGGCTCTTGATCACCGTGTCGAACACCGCGTCTTCCGCGGAATTCAACGAGCGCGCACCGCCGTAACCCGCGACGCCCCAGTCGTACGCCAGCCAGCCGATCGCGAGCAACGCGAGCACCGGATAGAACGCGAACTTCAACCGCAGCGCGAGCCGCGAGAACGGACGCTTGTAACTGCGCTCGACGAACGTCCACGCGTTGATGAACGCATCGGCCGACGACGCCATCCATGCATCGACCCAGGTCAGCAGCTTGCGCTTGCCTCCGCGGGGTCGGCCCATGGCTCAGTGCGTCCGTTCGACCGCGGCGCGGGCCAGCGCGGCGAGGGCGTCGGCGCGTGGGCCGAGGGGCGCGAGCGCGTCGCGCATGTCGGTCGCCAGTTGCTGCAGGCGCGCGCGCGTGGCGTCCAGGCCGAGCAGGGCGGGGAACGTCGCCTTCTGCTGCGCGGCGTCCTTGCCCGCGGTCTTGCCGAGCGCGGCGCTGTCGCCTTCGACGTCCAGCAGGTCGTCGCGCACCTGGAACGCGAGGCCCAGCGCATCGGCGAACGTATCCAGGCGCGCACGCGACGCGGCCTCCGCGCCCGCGGCGATCGCGCCGAGGCGCACGGACGCGCGGATCAACGCGCCGGTCTTCATCGCGTGCAAGCGTTGCAAGGCAGGCAGGTCGATCGCGACACCACCGGTCGCGTCGATGTCGAGCGCCTGCCCGCCGCACATGCCACGCACGCCGGCGGCCTGCGCGAGTTCGGCGAGCATCGCCACGCGCAGGTCGGCGGACAACGGGGCTTGCGTGAGTTGCTCGAACGCGAGCGACTGCAACGCATCGCCCGCGAGGATCGCGGTGGCTTCGTCGAATGCGATGTGCACCGTGGGCTTGCCGCGGCGCAGCGCGTCGTCGTCCATCGCGGGCAGGTCGTCGTGCACCAGCGAATAGGCGTGGATCAGTTCGACGGCGACGGCAGGCGCATCGAGCGATGCAACGTCCGCGCCGAACGCGGTGCCGGTGGCGTACACGAGCAACGGACGCATGCGCTTGCCGCCGTCGAGCGCCGCATGGCGCATCGCGCCGTGCAGGCGTTGCGGGGATTGATCGGCGGAAGGCAGCGCGGAAGCGAGCGCCGCGTCGACGCGCGTGCGCCAGGGCGCGAAGTCGACCTCAGGCATCCGCGGCCGGCGCGCCGAAGGGCTCGGCGTTGTCCGGCTGTTCCGGGTCGCTCAGCAGGCGCACGCGCAGTTCCGCCTGTTCCAGCGCGGTCTGGCACTTGCGATACAGGCCGACGCCGCGTTCGTAGGCGGCGAGCGATTCTTCCAGGCTCATCTCGCCGTGTTCCATCTTCTCCACCAGCTGTTCGAGCTGGTCGAGCGAGGCTTCGAAATCGGCGACCGGGGAAGGGGTTTCGAGCTTGGCGTCGGGCATGCGCGGCATGGCGCGCAGTGTGATGCGCGGCCTGCCATGGGTCAATCGCGCACGCTTATGGCGAGGGCGGGGTCCAGCGCACGCTGGCGTCGTGGTCCTGCAACCAGCGTGCGAACACGTCGGCCAGCAGGCGGTCGCCGGCCGCGAGGACCTGGTCGTCGCCATCCACCAGCAGGGGCAGGCGTTCGCGGTCCCAGGTGGGCAGGCCCGCGTCCTGCAATGCGTGTTTGAGGCTGTGCGAATGCGACCGGCCCGGCAGCACGATGCGTTCGCCCCCGCGGCGCAGGCGCACGCGCAGCGGGGCGTCGAAGGCGTCGGCGCCGATCAGTTCGAGGGCGCCGCCGTCGGGCAGCACCAGCGGCATGCGGCCGTCCCAGGTGTCGGACCAGTCGGCGGGCAGGGCGGGCGCGTTGGGCGCGGCGCGCAGGCGGTCGCACCAGCGGCGGATGTGCGCGCCGGACCAGGCGAAGCGGAAGTCGGCATCGTCCGCGCCTTGGAGCAAGTCGGCTTCGATCTGCGCGATGCCTTCGGCGGGCAACGGGGGCAGCGACGTCCCGGCGATCCAGCGACGCAGCACCCGGGCGCGGCGCGAGGGGTCGAGCGCGCGCAACGCGGGGACGGACAGGATCGCGGGATCGTCGGTGCGTGCGGTGTCGAGTGCACGCAGGTCGTCGTCGGCGAGCAGCTCGGCGGCTTCAGCGCTCAATGCGGCCGAACGCGCGAAGGCGGCATCGACGCGCGGCCAGCGTTCGCGCAACAGCGGCAACACCTGGTGGCGCAGGAAGTTGCGGTCGTGTTCGAGCGCGCTGTTCGACGGATCGTCGATCCAGGACAAGTCGTGTGTCTGCGCGTACGCGATCAGCTCCGTGCGCGGCACGTCGAGCCAGGGCCGCCACAGGAAGCCCTGCGCGAACGGTTGCAGCGCCCGCATCGCGCCGAGGCCATCGGGGCCGGAGGCGCGCAGCGCCCGCAGCAGGAAAGTCTCGGCCTGGTCGTCGCGGTGGTGCGCAAGCGCGAGGATGTCGCCCGGATCGAGCGCTTCGACGAATGCCGCGCGACGCGCGGCGCGGGCCGCGGCTTCGAGCCCGAGGCCGGCGCGCCTGTCGACTTGCACGCGCGCGATGTGCAACGGGATGCGCAAGGCTTCGCACACGACGGCGCAGTGCGCGGACCAGGCATCGGCGTCGGCGTGCAGGCCGTGGTGGACATGGATGGCGCGCAAGGTGCGTGCGCGCACGCTCGGCATCGCCGCGAGCGCGTGCAGCAGCACGGTGGAATCCAGCCCGCCGCTCAACGCGACGACGATCGCGCCATCGCGGCCGGTCTCGGGCAAACGGAGGTCGAGGGCGGACGTCATCGCGCCCGCCGCCGTCAGGCGAGGTCCTGCAGCTCGCGCCTGGCGAGGTCGATCCACGCGCGCTGTTCGCGCTGGTAGTACTTCGGCGCGAGCGACGAACGCTTGGCGATTTCGCGCAGCACGTTGGCGGCGTCGGCGGGGCGGTTGGCGCGCTTGAGCAGCTGCGCGTAGCGCACGCGGGCTTCTTCGCCGGGGTAGCCCTGCACCAGCGCTTCGTATTCCGACAGCGCCTTGTCGATGTCGCCGCTGGCTTCCACGGTGCGCGCGTACAACAGATGGCC carries:
- the yjgA gene encoding ribosome biogenesis factor YjgA, which encodes MRGKDPETGDFLAPSRSQQRRAALDVFDLGEKLAALSDAQLAKLPIPDALMPHILETRRITSHVAHKRQLQFLAKQMRREDDEALDAIRDALEEKGEASRREVAAMHRIEAWRDRLLDDGDDALAAFLTEHPTADRQHLRQLVRNAIEEKKRNKPPRAYREIYHAVRDAMDAGPGTGDEGPEEADDDAEA
- the pmbA gene encoding metalloprotease PmbA → MSTTDHALSSDDSVARLEVLGGIARQLLDRCRAAGATQAEVSASQEHGLNVNVRMGSVETVESTRDRGIAVTVYFGQRKGSASTADLREESLSATVEQACAIARHTEDDEAAGLADAALMAREVREFDGWHPWALDADQAIDIALACEQAGRDADARIENSDGASVGSSASMSVYANSHGFIGAERSTQHTIGCALIAGRGDAMQRDGWYTTAIAADDLEAAAAVGRHAAERAASRLQPRSLPTGEVPVLFHSEVARSLIGHFLGAISGGALYRRASFLVDSVGTQVFPDWFDLQERPFLMRGFRSSSFDSEGVATRESPLVSAGVLQRYVLGSYSARKLGLQTTANAGGVHNLDVKANAGDFDSLVRGMGRGLLVTELMGQGVNAVTGDYSRGAAGFWVEDGQITFPVDGITIAGNLKKMLGAIEAVGTDVDPRSHIRSGSILVGKMTVAGE
- a CDS encoding DUF4870 domain-containing protein; translated protein: MNDIDPTSASDSGVSADERQWGMFSHLSIILASLITALVGLPGCLAFLGPLIIWLAKKETMPFVADQAKEALNFSIMLTIVAVVLMVIAIPFGILTLGLGFILFGLIGLVIGIAALIMIIMASMKANEGVRYRYPFNLRLVK
- a CDS encoding M48 family metalloprotease encodes the protein MQHAAHRIIVPLLSGLAGALLVAALAFAADPATSAIVHKPSVDVHSAPDFNSPTVATLKRDAKVQVAGQQGLWFQVGTPDGKSGFVRVNDVRMEYASANNGNAGALFIGKAGKGRVSETAGVRGIDESDLKSAAYDGAQFAQMENNRVSPEAAASDANAKGHHAKQVPYATEFKPVADAAPKATQQEKRGGMSFARGLLSAVGIGAPAPVNSAADVAEAAQGKSESEQRAEEVALGPEIAGRVLGAAPLWNDAEAQARVNRVGRWMASQTSRPDLPWSFAVIDTQEINAFAAPGGYILVTRGLYELLGDDDEVAAVIGHELSHVVQRDHYNVIKKQETQTALTNAASDNVSVGGGVAGSMAKEYVARHGATILATRLDREAEFRADEAAEVYLARAGYDPLALYAVLQKMTARGSTSGNLAQLYKTHPPLDARLDRLDRNSVASAGR
- a CDS encoding CHASE2 domain-containing protein; amino-acid sequence: MGRPRGGKRKLLTWVDAWMASSADAFINAWTFVERSYKRPFSRLALRLKFAFYPVLALLAIGWLAYDWGVAGYGGARSLNSAEDAVFDTVIKSRPVQPPTSKRVVVVEIDDCSIDQFRKRGEGGWPWSRQRHADLLDALDRAGIKAVGYDVMFAEPSPVDPIGDDTLESMAEGGAGRFVFGASHLDDDFNATTGTTTTGTTRASLAPGAFARIPSAERPGPSLALLLPYGKSMRTHAGLINVERGVDGVLRDIPLSLSAGDWAVPSLALRLAVFDTGRPAASFPASVRPDWRNGDEHRLPFISAFDLIEGKRVCDKSPIPDLKGRIALVGYTASGLNDAKPVPVKPAMAGVEVHAEATAALVDGTAIWMPPPSLKYLLAATLVLLTAFAFFRGEPATDIDSVFVATNLVLLILAYAGLTFFRVFFDIYASIGFVSLCFGACRTYAAIQRGRAVGNGDFLEEFDPDRDRCLVFARVRFVPYSALDERAAARRRREYRRRLRRFLYAGSDAVMLEGVVERKSWLHETLDDLMLMVWKGDDLPQAIALAKRDLADLHAYLNAYDDRLDDDGIVLVYVMASEVDENADRTPDDSGDRGNRLRLREALGQLLDAPGEWPLSAENPLLQGDPSCNPGAAACNTPPTE
- a CDS encoding farnesyl diphosphate synthase; translation: MPEVDFAPWRTRVDAALASALPSADQSPQRLHGAMRHAALDGGKRMRPLLVYATGTAFGADVASLDAPAVAVELIHAYSLVHDDLPAMDDDALRRGKPTVHIAFDEATAILAGDALQSLAFEQLTQAPLSADLRVAMLAELAQAAGVRGMCGGQALDIDATGGVAIDLPALQRLHAMKTGALIRASVRLGAIAAGAEAASRARLDTFADALGLAFQVRDDLLDVEGDSAALGKTAGKDAAQQKATFPALLGLDATRARLQQLATDMRDALAPLGPRADALAALARAAVERTH
- a CDS encoding exodeoxyribonuclease VII small subunit, with translation MPDAKLETPSPVADFEASLDQLEQLVEKMEHGEMSLEESLAAYERGVGLYRKCQTALEQAELRVRLLSDPEQPDNAEPFGAPAADA
- the tilS gene encoding tRNA lysidine(34) synthetase TilS — encoded protein: MTSALDLRLPETGRDGAIVVALSGGLDSTVLLHALAAMPSVRARTLRAIHVHHGLHADADAWSAHCAVVCEALRIPLHIARVQVDRRAGLGLEAAARAARRAAFVEALDPGDILALAHHRDDQAETFLLRALRASGPDGLGAMRALQPFAQGFLWRPWLDVPRTELIAYAQTHDLSWIDDPSNSALEHDRNFLRHQVLPLLRERWPRVDAAFARSAALSAEAAELLADDDLRALDTARTDDPAILSVPALRALDPSRRARVLRRWIAGTSLPPLPAEGIAQIEADLLQGADDADFRFAWSGAHIRRWCDRLRAAPNAPALPADWSDTWDGRMPLVLPDGGALELIGADAFDAPLRVRLRRGGERIVLPGRSHSHSLKHALQDAGLPTWDRERLPLLVDGDDQVLAAGDRLLADVFARWLQDHDASVRWTPPSP